In Aquila chrysaetos chrysaetos chromosome 10, bAquChr1.4, whole genome shotgun sequence, the following proteins share a genomic window:
- the ELN gene encoding elastin isoform X10, whose amino-acid sequence MARRAAAPLLPGVLLLFSILPASQQGGVPGAIPGGGVPGAGFFPGAGVGGLGAGLGAGAKPLKPGVGGLGGLGPLGLQPGAAGLFPGGAYPGGVFPGAPSAAALKAAAKAGAVVPGGVQPGVGAAGKPPKVPGAGIPGVFPGGVLPGAGVRFPGVGVLPGVPTGAGVKPKGPGAGAFAGIPGGYGLPYSTGKLPYGFGPGGIGAGIGAGGKAGYPTGTGVGAQAAAAKAAAKYGAGVLPGAGVIPGVGGVVPGVGVVPGVGVGGPAAAAAAAKAAAKAGAFGPGLVPGVGGVPGLVPGVGVVPGLVPGVGGVPGVAGVATPAAAAAAAKAAKYGAGIGVPGIGGVPGVPGVPGVPGVPGVPGVAGVPGVVPGVGVGGPEAAAAAAKAAAKAAAYGAGRVPGVGVPGVGVPGVGVPGVGVPGVGVPGLVPGGVGGIPGVGGPAAAAAAKAAAKAAKYGAGGLAPGVGGLAPGVGALAPGVGGLAPGIGGVPGVGGPAAAAKAAAKAAKFGAGVGGVPGGVPGVAGVPGVTPGIGVVPGLVPGVGVPGTGILPGAGIPQVGVQPGAKPPKFGVPGAGVPGVGGIPGGLGVGGLGVGGLGVGGLGAGILYPGAVGKPPKPGAGVPGFGVSPIFPGGVAGQLGFGAKPPKTFGGALGALGFRGGVGCAQGKYCGRKRK is encoded by the exons GGGTCCCTGGTGCTATCCCAGGAGGGGGAGTTCCAGGAGCAGGCTTTTTCCCAG GTGCTGGGGTTGGAGGTTTGGGAGCAG GACTCGGGGCTGGAGCAAAACCTCTCAAACCAG GGGTCGGAGGCCTCGGGGGACTCGGCCCACTTGGCCTGCAGCCAG GTGCTGCAGGTCTCTTCCCTGGAGGCGCCTACCCCGGGGGTGTCTTCCCAGGTGCTCCCTCTGCCGCTGCGCTCAAGGCTGCTGCAAAAGCTG gtgcGGTGGTACCGGGCGGGGTGCAGCCCGGGGTTGGTGCGGCAGGGAAACCCCCCAAAGTACCAG GCGCTGGGATTCCTGGAGTTTTCCCGGGTGGCGTGCTTCCTGGCGCAG GTGTCCGCTTCCCTGGCGTAGGGGTGCTACCCGGAGTACCCACTGGTGCTGGAGTCAAGCCGAAAGGTCCAG GAGCAGGAGCCTTCGCAGGAATCCCTG GTGGCTATGGATTGCCCTACAGCACTGGTAAGCTGCCCTACG GCTTCGGGCCCGGCGGGATAGGAGCCGGCATCggggcaggaggaaaggcaggGTACCCCACTGGGACAG GAGTTGGAGCACAGGCGGCAGCAGcgaaagcagcagcaaaatatg GAGCCGGTGTCCTGCCCGGGGCTGGTGTCATCCCGGGAGTTGGCGGAGTCGTACCTGGCGTTGGCGTTGTCCCAGGAGTCGGAG TTGGAgggccagcagcagcggcggcagcggcaaAGGCAGCGGCGAAGGCAGGAGCTTTTG GTCCAGGCCTCGTGCCCGGGGTTGGCGGCGTCCCAGGCCTCGTGCCCGGCGTTGGTGTTGTCCCCGGCTTGGTGCCTGGTGTTGGAGGTGTCCCCGGGGTGGCAG GAGTTGCgacaccagcagcagcagcggcagcagcaaaggcagctaagtACG gagctggcaTCGGCGTTCCTGGCATTGGTGGTGTCCCCGGTGTCCCCGGTGTCCCTGGTGTCCCCGGTGTCCCCGGTGTGCCTGGTGTGGCTGGAGTTCCTGGCGTGGTGCCCGGTGTTGGAG TGGGTGGCCCAGAAGCCGCGGCAGCCGCGGCAAAGGCTGCAGCGAAAGCCGCAGCGTATG GAGCAGGGCGTGTGCCCGGTGTCGGCGTGCCCGGCGTGGGTGTGCCTGGAGTTGGTGTGCCTGGAGTTGGTGTGCCTGGTGTCGGAGTGCCCGGTCTGGTGCCCGGTGGGGTCGGAGGCATACCAG gAGTTGGAGGTCCAGCAGCTGCCGCTGCTGCCAAAGCAGCCGCCAAAGCAGCAAAGTACG GAGCAGGTGGCCTGGCTCCTGGCGTGGGTGGCCTGGCTCCTGGTGTAGGTGCCCTGGCTCCTGGAGTGGGTGGCCTGGCCCCTGGCATTGGAGGTGTCccag GGGTCGGAGGTccggctgcagcagcaaaagcagcagcaaaggcagccaaatTCG GTGCTGGGGTTGGAGGGGTGCCAGGTGGGGTGCCCGGTGTCGCTGGAGTGCCGGGAGTGACGCCCGGCATTGGCGTTGTGCCCGGGTTGGTGCCGGGCGTGGGGGTACCTGGTACTGGTATCCTTCCCGGGGCAG GCATCCCCCAAGTAGGGGTGCAGCCTGGTGCTAAACCGCCCAAATTCG GTGTTCCGGGGGCTGGAGTCCCAGGGGTCGGCGGCATCCCAG GTGGCCTCGGAGTCGGTGGCCTCGGAGTCGGTGGCCTTGGAGTTGGTGGGCTTGGTGCTG GGATCTTGTATCCAGGAGCTGTTGGGAAACCTCCCAAGCCAG GGGCTGGAGTTCCCGGCTTTGGCGTGTCACCGATATTTCCAG GTGGAGTCGCCGGCCAGCTGGGATTTGGTG CGAAGCCCCCCAAGACCTTCGGAGGAGCCCTCGGTGCCCTGGGCTTTAGAG GCGGCGTGGGCTGCGCACAAGGGAAGTACTGCGGGAGGAAGCGGAAGTAA
- the ELN gene encoding elastin isoform X15 — protein sequence MARRAAAPLLPGVLLLFSILPASQQGGVPGAIPGGGVPGAGFFPGAGVGGLGAGLGAGAKPLKPGVGGLGGLGPLGLQPGAAGLFPGGAYPGGVFPGAPSAAALKAAAKAGAVVPGGVQPGVGAAGKPPKVPGAGIPGVFPGGVLPGAGVRFPGVGVLPGVPTGAGVKPKGPGAGAFAGIPGFGPGGIGAGIGAGGKAGYPTGTGVGAQAAAAKAAAKYGAGVLPGAGVIPGVGGVVPGVGVVPGVGVGGPAAAAAAAKAAAKAGAFGPGLVPGVGGVPGLVPGVGVVPGLVPGVGGVPGVAGVATPAAAAAAAKAAKYGAGIGVPGIGGVPGVPGVPGVPGVPGVPGVAGVPGVVPGVGVGGPEAAAAAAKAAAKAAAYGAGRVPGVGVPGVGVPGVGVPGVGVPGVGVPGLVPGGVGGIPGVGGPAAAAAAKAAAKAAKYGAGGLAPGVGGLAPGVGALAPGVGGLAPGIGGVPGVGGPAAAAKAAAKAAKFGAGVGGVPGGVPGVAGVPGVTPGIGVVPGLVPGVGVPGTGILPGAGIPQVGVQPGAKPPKFGVPGAGVPGVGGIPGGLGVGGLGVGGLGVGGLGAGILYPGAVGKPPKPGAGVPGFGVSPIFPGGVAGQLGFGAKPPKTFGGALGALGFRGGVGCAQGKYCGRKRK from the exons GGGTCCCTGGTGCTATCCCAGGAGGGGGAGTTCCAGGAGCAGGCTTTTTCCCAG GTGCTGGGGTTGGAGGTTTGGGAGCAG GACTCGGGGCTGGAGCAAAACCTCTCAAACCAG GGGTCGGAGGCCTCGGGGGACTCGGCCCACTTGGCCTGCAGCCAG GTGCTGCAGGTCTCTTCCCTGGAGGCGCCTACCCCGGGGGTGTCTTCCCAGGTGCTCCCTCTGCCGCTGCGCTCAAGGCTGCTGCAAAAGCTG gtgcGGTGGTACCGGGCGGGGTGCAGCCCGGGGTTGGTGCGGCAGGGAAACCCCCCAAAGTACCAG GCGCTGGGATTCCTGGAGTTTTCCCGGGTGGCGTGCTTCCTGGCGCAG GTGTCCGCTTCCCTGGCGTAGGGGTGCTACCCGGAGTACCCACTGGTGCTGGAGTCAAGCCGAAAGGTCCAG GAGCAGGAGCCTTCGCAGGAATCCCTG GCTTCGGGCCCGGCGGGATAGGAGCCGGCATCggggcaggaggaaaggcaggGTACCCCACTGGGACAG GAGTTGGAGCACAGGCGGCAGCAGcgaaagcagcagcaaaatatg GAGCCGGTGTCCTGCCCGGGGCTGGTGTCATCCCGGGAGTTGGCGGAGTCGTACCTGGCGTTGGCGTTGTCCCAGGAGTCGGAG TTGGAgggccagcagcagcggcggcagcggcaaAGGCAGCGGCGAAGGCAGGAGCTTTTG GTCCAGGCCTCGTGCCCGGGGTTGGCGGCGTCCCAGGCCTCGTGCCCGGCGTTGGTGTTGTCCCCGGCTTGGTGCCTGGTGTTGGAGGTGTCCCCGGGGTGGCAG GAGTTGCgacaccagcagcagcagcggcagcagcaaaggcagctaagtACG gagctggcaTCGGCGTTCCTGGCATTGGTGGTGTCCCCGGTGTCCCCGGTGTCCCTGGTGTCCCCGGTGTCCCCGGTGTGCCTGGTGTGGCTGGAGTTCCTGGCGTGGTGCCCGGTGTTGGAG TGGGTGGCCCAGAAGCCGCGGCAGCCGCGGCAAAGGCTGCAGCGAAAGCCGCAGCGTATG GAGCAGGGCGTGTGCCCGGTGTCGGCGTGCCCGGCGTGGGTGTGCCTGGAGTTGGTGTGCCTGGAGTTGGTGTGCCTGGTGTCGGAGTGCCCGGTCTGGTGCCCGGTGGGGTCGGAGGCATACCAG gAGTTGGAGGTCCAGCAGCTGCCGCTGCTGCCAAAGCAGCCGCCAAAGCAGCAAAGTACG GAGCAGGTGGCCTGGCTCCTGGCGTGGGTGGCCTGGCTCCTGGTGTAGGTGCCCTGGCTCCTGGAGTGGGTGGCCTGGCCCCTGGCATTGGAGGTGTCccag GGGTCGGAGGTccggctgcagcagcaaaagcagcagcaaaggcagccaaatTCG GTGCTGGGGTTGGAGGGGTGCCAGGTGGGGTGCCCGGTGTCGCTGGAGTGCCGGGAGTGACGCCCGGCATTGGCGTTGTGCCCGGGTTGGTGCCGGGCGTGGGGGTACCTGGTACTGGTATCCTTCCCGGGGCAG GCATCCCCCAAGTAGGGGTGCAGCCTGGTGCTAAACCGCCCAAATTCG GTGTTCCGGGGGCTGGAGTCCCAGGGGTCGGCGGCATCCCAG GTGGCCTCGGAGTCGGTGGCCTCGGAGTCGGTGGCCTTGGAGTTGGTGGGCTTGGTGCTG GGATCTTGTATCCAGGAGCTGTTGGGAAACCTCCCAAGCCAG GGGCTGGAGTTCCCGGCTTTGGCGTGTCACCGATATTTCCAG GTGGAGTCGCCGGCCAGCTGGGATTTGGTG CGAAGCCCCCCAAGACCTTCGGAGGAGCCCTCGGTGCCCTGGGCTTTAGAG GCGGCGTGGGCTGCGCACAAGGGAAGTACTGCGGGAGGAAGCGGAAGTAA
- the ELN gene encoding elastin isoform X1, which yields MARRAAAPLLPGVLLLFSILPASQQGGVPGAIPGGGVPGAGFFPGAGVGGLGAGLGAGAKPLKPGVGGLGGLGPLGLQPGAAGLFPGGAYPGGVFPGAPSAAALKAAAKAGAVVPGGVQPGVGAAGKPPKVPGAGIPGVFPGGVLPGAGVRFPGVGVLPGVPTGAGVKPKGPGAGAFAGIPGLGGFGGQQPGVPLGYPIKAPKLPGGYGLPYSTGKLPYGFGPGGIGAGIGAGGKAGYPTGTGVGAQAAAAKAAAKYGAGVLPGAGVIPGVGGVVPGVGVVPGVGVGGPAAAAAAAKAAAKAGAFGPGLVPGVGGVPGLVPGVGVVPGLVPGVGGVPGVAGVATPAAAAAAAKAAKYGAGIGVPGIGGVPGVPGVPGVPGVPGVPGVAGVPGVVPGVGVGGPEAAAAAAKAAAKAAAYGAGRVPGVGVPGVGVPGVGVPGVGVPGVGVPGLVPGGVGGIPGVGGPAAAAAAKAAAKAAKYGAGGLAPGVGGLAPGVGALAPGVGGLAPGIGGVPGVGGPAAAAKAAAKAAKFGAGVGGVPGGVPGVAGVPGVTPGIGVVPGLVPGVGVPGTGILPGAGIPQVGVQPGAKPPKFGVPGAGVPGVGGIPGGLGVGGLGVGGLGVGGLGAGILYPGAVGKPPKPGAGVPGFGVSPIFPGGVAGQLGFGAKPPKTFGGALGALGFRGGVGCAQGKYCGRKRK from the exons GGGTCCCTGGTGCTATCCCAGGAGGGGGAGTTCCAGGAGCAGGCTTTTTCCCAG GTGCTGGGGTTGGAGGTTTGGGAGCAG GACTCGGGGCTGGAGCAAAACCTCTCAAACCAG GGGTCGGAGGCCTCGGGGGACTCGGCCCACTTGGCCTGCAGCCAG GTGCTGCAGGTCTCTTCCCTGGAGGCGCCTACCCCGGGGGTGTCTTCCCAGGTGCTCCCTCTGCCGCTGCGCTCAAGGCTGCTGCAAAAGCTG gtgcGGTGGTACCGGGCGGGGTGCAGCCCGGGGTTGGTGCGGCAGGGAAACCCCCCAAAGTACCAG GCGCTGGGATTCCTGGAGTTTTCCCGGGTGGCGTGCTTCCTGGCGCAG GTGTCCGCTTCCCTGGCGTAGGGGTGCTACCCGGAGTACCCACTGGTGCTGGAGTCAAGCCGAAAGGTCCAG GAGCAGGAGCCTTCGCAGGAATCCCTG GACTGGGAGGTTTTGGAGGTCAGCAGCCCGGTGTCCCTCTGGGGTATCCCATCAAAGCTCCTAAGCTCCCAG GTGGCTATGGATTGCCCTACAGCACTGGTAAGCTGCCCTACG GCTTCGGGCCCGGCGGGATAGGAGCCGGCATCggggcaggaggaaaggcaggGTACCCCACTGGGACAG GAGTTGGAGCACAGGCGGCAGCAGcgaaagcagcagcaaaatatg GAGCCGGTGTCCTGCCCGGGGCTGGTGTCATCCCGGGAGTTGGCGGAGTCGTACCTGGCGTTGGCGTTGTCCCAGGAGTCGGAG TTGGAgggccagcagcagcggcggcagcggcaaAGGCAGCGGCGAAGGCAGGAGCTTTTG GTCCAGGCCTCGTGCCCGGGGTTGGCGGCGTCCCAGGCCTCGTGCCCGGCGTTGGTGTTGTCCCCGGCTTGGTGCCTGGTGTTGGAGGTGTCCCCGGGGTGGCAG GAGTTGCgacaccagcagcagcagcggcagcagcaaaggcagctaagtACG gagctggcaTCGGCGTTCCTGGCATTGGTGGTGTCCCCGGTGTCCCCGGTGTCCCTGGTGTCCCCGGTGTCCCCGGTGTGCCTGGTGTGGCTGGAGTTCCTGGCGTGGTGCCCGGTGTTGGAG TGGGTGGCCCAGAAGCCGCGGCAGCCGCGGCAAAGGCTGCAGCGAAAGCCGCAGCGTATG GAGCAGGGCGTGTGCCCGGTGTCGGCGTGCCCGGCGTGGGTGTGCCTGGAGTTGGTGTGCCTGGAGTTGGTGTGCCTGGTGTCGGAGTGCCCGGTCTGGTGCCCGGTGGGGTCGGAGGCATACCAG gAGTTGGAGGTCCAGCAGCTGCCGCTGCTGCCAAAGCAGCCGCCAAAGCAGCAAAGTACG GAGCAGGTGGCCTGGCTCCTGGCGTGGGTGGCCTGGCTCCTGGTGTAGGTGCCCTGGCTCCTGGAGTGGGTGGCCTGGCCCCTGGCATTGGAGGTGTCccag GGGTCGGAGGTccggctgcagcagcaaaagcagcagcaaaggcagccaaatTCG GTGCTGGGGTTGGAGGGGTGCCAGGTGGGGTGCCCGGTGTCGCTGGAGTGCCGGGAGTGACGCCCGGCATTGGCGTTGTGCCCGGGTTGGTGCCGGGCGTGGGGGTACCTGGTACTGGTATCCTTCCCGGGGCAG GCATCCCCCAAGTAGGGGTGCAGCCTGGTGCTAAACCGCCCAAATTCG GTGTTCCGGGGGCTGGAGTCCCAGGGGTCGGCGGCATCCCAG GTGGCCTCGGAGTCGGTGGCCTCGGAGTCGGTGGCCTTGGAGTTGGTGGGCTTGGTGCTG GGATCTTGTATCCAGGAGCTGTTGGGAAACCTCCCAAGCCAG GGGCTGGAGTTCCCGGCTTTGGCGTGTCACCGATATTTCCAG GTGGAGTCGCCGGCCAGCTGGGATTTGGTG CGAAGCCCCCCAAGACCTTCGGAGGAGCCCTCGGTGCCCTGGGCTTTAGAG GCGGCGTGGGCTGCGCACAAGGGAAGTACTGCGGGAGGAAGCGGAAGTAA
- the ELN gene encoding elastin isoform X13, translating into MARRAAAPLLPGVLLLFSILPASQQGGVPGAIPGGGVPGAGFFPGAGVGGLGAGLGAGAKPLKPGVGGLGGLGPLGLQPGAAGLFPGGAYPGGVFPGAPSAAALKAAAKAGAVVPGGVQPGVGAAGKPPKVPGAGIPGVFPGGVLPGAGVRFPGVGVLPGVPTGAGVKPKGPGAGAFAGIPGGYGLPYSTGFGPGGIGAGIGAGGKAGYPTGTGVGAQAAAAKAAAKYGAGVLPGAGVIPGVGGVVPGVGVVPGVGVGGPAAAAAAAKAAAKAGAFGPGLVPGVGGVPGLVPGVGVVPGLVPGVGGVPGVAGVATPAAAAAAAKAAKYGAGIGVPGIGGVPGVPGVPGVPGVPGVPGVAGVPGVVPGVGVGGPEAAAAAAKAAAKAAAYGAGRVPGVGVPGVGVPGVGVPGVGVPGVGVPGLVPGGVGGIPGVGGPAAAAAAKAAAKAAKYGAGGLAPGVGGLAPGVGALAPGVGGLAPGIGGVPGVGGPAAAAKAAAKAAKFGAGVGGVPGGVPGVAGVPGVTPGIGVVPGLVPGVGVPGTGILPGAGIPQVGVQPGAKPPKFGVPGAGVPGVGGIPGGLGVGGLGVGGLGVGGLGAGILYPGAVGKPPKPGAGVPGFGVSPIFPGGVAGQLGFGAKPPKTFGGALGALGFRGGVGCAQGKYCGRKRK; encoded by the exons GGGTCCCTGGTGCTATCCCAGGAGGGGGAGTTCCAGGAGCAGGCTTTTTCCCAG GTGCTGGGGTTGGAGGTTTGGGAGCAG GACTCGGGGCTGGAGCAAAACCTCTCAAACCAG GGGTCGGAGGCCTCGGGGGACTCGGCCCACTTGGCCTGCAGCCAG GTGCTGCAGGTCTCTTCCCTGGAGGCGCCTACCCCGGGGGTGTCTTCCCAGGTGCTCCCTCTGCCGCTGCGCTCAAGGCTGCTGCAAAAGCTG gtgcGGTGGTACCGGGCGGGGTGCAGCCCGGGGTTGGTGCGGCAGGGAAACCCCCCAAAGTACCAG GCGCTGGGATTCCTGGAGTTTTCCCGGGTGGCGTGCTTCCTGGCGCAG GTGTCCGCTTCCCTGGCGTAGGGGTGCTACCCGGAGTACCCACTGGTGCTGGAGTCAAGCCGAAAGGTCCAG GAGCAGGAGCCTTCGCAGGAATCCCTG GTGGCTATGGATTGCCCTACAGCACTG GCTTCGGGCCCGGCGGGATAGGAGCCGGCATCggggcaggaggaaaggcaggGTACCCCACTGGGACAG GAGTTGGAGCACAGGCGGCAGCAGcgaaagcagcagcaaaatatg GAGCCGGTGTCCTGCCCGGGGCTGGTGTCATCCCGGGAGTTGGCGGAGTCGTACCTGGCGTTGGCGTTGTCCCAGGAGTCGGAG TTGGAgggccagcagcagcggcggcagcggcaaAGGCAGCGGCGAAGGCAGGAGCTTTTG GTCCAGGCCTCGTGCCCGGGGTTGGCGGCGTCCCAGGCCTCGTGCCCGGCGTTGGTGTTGTCCCCGGCTTGGTGCCTGGTGTTGGAGGTGTCCCCGGGGTGGCAG GAGTTGCgacaccagcagcagcagcggcagcagcaaaggcagctaagtACG gagctggcaTCGGCGTTCCTGGCATTGGTGGTGTCCCCGGTGTCCCCGGTGTCCCTGGTGTCCCCGGTGTCCCCGGTGTGCCTGGTGTGGCTGGAGTTCCTGGCGTGGTGCCCGGTGTTGGAG TGGGTGGCCCAGAAGCCGCGGCAGCCGCGGCAAAGGCTGCAGCGAAAGCCGCAGCGTATG GAGCAGGGCGTGTGCCCGGTGTCGGCGTGCCCGGCGTGGGTGTGCCTGGAGTTGGTGTGCCTGGAGTTGGTGTGCCTGGTGTCGGAGTGCCCGGTCTGGTGCCCGGTGGGGTCGGAGGCATACCAG gAGTTGGAGGTCCAGCAGCTGCCGCTGCTGCCAAAGCAGCCGCCAAAGCAGCAAAGTACG GAGCAGGTGGCCTGGCTCCTGGCGTGGGTGGCCTGGCTCCTGGTGTAGGTGCCCTGGCTCCTGGAGTGGGTGGCCTGGCCCCTGGCATTGGAGGTGTCccag GGGTCGGAGGTccggctgcagcagcaaaagcagcagcaaaggcagccaaatTCG GTGCTGGGGTTGGAGGGGTGCCAGGTGGGGTGCCCGGTGTCGCTGGAGTGCCGGGAGTGACGCCCGGCATTGGCGTTGTGCCCGGGTTGGTGCCGGGCGTGGGGGTACCTGGTACTGGTATCCTTCCCGGGGCAG GCATCCCCCAAGTAGGGGTGCAGCCTGGTGCTAAACCGCCCAAATTCG GTGTTCCGGGGGCTGGAGTCCCAGGGGTCGGCGGCATCCCAG GTGGCCTCGGAGTCGGTGGCCTCGGAGTCGGTGGCCTTGGAGTTGGTGGGCTTGGTGCTG GGATCTTGTATCCAGGAGCTGTTGGGAAACCTCCCAAGCCAG GGGCTGGAGTTCCCGGCTTTGGCGTGTCACCGATATTTCCAG GTGGAGTCGCCGGCCAGCTGGGATTTGGTG CGAAGCCCCCCAAGACCTTCGGAGGAGCCCTCGGTGCCCTGGGCTTTAGAG GCGGCGTGGGCTGCGCACAAGGGAAGTACTGCGGGAGGAAGCGGAAGTAA
- the ELN gene encoding elastin isoform X7, whose translation MARRAAAPLLPGVLLLFSILPASQQGGVPGAIPGGGVPGAGFFPGAGVGGLGAGLGAGAKPLKPGVGGLGGLGPLGLQPGAAGLFPGGAYPGGVFPGAPSAAALKAAAKAGAVVPGGVQPGVGAAGKPPKVPGAGIPGVFPGGVLPGAGVRFPGVGVLPGVPTGAGVKPKGPGAGAFAGIPGLGGFGGQQPGVPLGYPIKAPKLPGGYGLPYSTGKLPYGFGPGGIGAGIGAGGKAGYPTGTGVGAQAAAAKAAAKYGAGVLPGAGVIPGVGGVVPGVGVVPGVGVGGPAAAAAAAKAAAKAGAFGPGLVPGVGGVPGLVPGVGVVPGLVPGVGGVPGVAGVATPAAAAAAAKAAKYGAGIGVPGIGGVPGVPGVPGVPGVPGVPGVAGVPGVVPGVGVGGPEAAAAAAKAAAKAAAYGAGRVPGVGVPGVGVPGVGVPGVGVPGVGVPGLVPGGVGGIPGVGGPAAAAAAKAAAKAAKYGAGGLAPGVGGLAPGVGALAPGVGGLAPGIGGVPGVGGPAAAAKAAAKAAKFGAGVGGVPGGVPGVAGVPGVTPGIGVVPGLVPGVGVPGTGILPGAGIPQVGVQPGAKPPKFGVPGAGVPGVGGIPGGLGVGGLGVGGLGVGGLGAGAGVPGFGVSPIFPGGVAGQLGFGAKPPKTFGGALGALGFRGGVGCAQGKYCGRKRK comes from the exons GGGTCCCTGGTGCTATCCCAGGAGGGGGAGTTCCAGGAGCAGGCTTTTTCCCAG GTGCTGGGGTTGGAGGTTTGGGAGCAG GACTCGGGGCTGGAGCAAAACCTCTCAAACCAG GGGTCGGAGGCCTCGGGGGACTCGGCCCACTTGGCCTGCAGCCAG GTGCTGCAGGTCTCTTCCCTGGAGGCGCCTACCCCGGGGGTGTCTTCCCAGGTGCTCCCTCTGCCGCTGCGCTCAAGGCTGCTGCAAAAGCTG gtgcGGTGGTACCGGGCGGGGTGCAGCCCGGGGTTGGTGCGGCAGGGAAACCCCCCAAAGTACCAG GCGCTGGGATTCCTGGAGTTTTCCCGGGTGGCGTGCTTCCTGGCGCAG GTGTCCGCTTCCCTGGCGTAGGGGTGCTACCCGGAGTACCCACTGGTGCTGGAGTCAAGCCGAAAGGTCCAG GAGCAGGAGCCTTCGCAGGAATCCCTG GACTGGGAGGTTTTGGAGGTCAGCAGCCCGGTGTCCCTCTGGGGTATCCCATCAAAGCTCCTAAGCTCCCAG GTGGCTATGGATTGCCCTACAGCACTGGTAAGCTGCCCTACG GCTTCGGGCCCGGCGGGATAGGAGCCGGCATCggggcaggaggaaaggcaggGTACCCCACTGGGACAG GAGTTGGAGCACAGGCGGCAGCAGcgaaagcagcagcaaaatatg GAGCCGGTGTCCTGCCCGGGGCTGGTGTCATCCCGGGAGTTGGCGGAGTCGTACCTGGCGTTGGCGTTGTCCCAGGAGTCGGAG TTGGAgggccagcagcagcggcggcagcggcaaAGGCAGCGGCGAAGGCAGGAGCTTTTG GTCCAGGCCTCGTGCCCGGGGTTGGCGGCGTCCCAGGCCTCGTGCCCGGCGTTGGTGTTGTCCCCGGCTTGGTGCCTGGTGTTGGAGGTGTCCCCGGGGTGGCAG GAGTTGCgacaccagcagcagcagcggcagcagcaaaggcagctaagtACG gagctggcaTCGGCGTTCCTGGCATTGGTGGTGTCCCCGGTGTCCCCGGTGTCCCTGGTGTCCCCGGTGTCCCCGGTGTGCCTGGTGTGGCTGGAGTTCCTGGCGTGGTGCCCGGTGTTGGAG TGGGTGGCCCAGAAGCCGCGGCAGCCGCGGCAAAGGCTGCAGCGAAAGCCGCAGCGTATG GAGCAGGGCGTGTGCCCGGTGTCGGCGTGCCCGGCGTGGGTGTGCCTGGAGTTGGTGTGCCTGGAGTTGGTGTGCCTGGTGTCGGAGTGCCCGGTCTGGTGCCCGGTGGGGTCGGAGGCATACCAG gAGTTGGAGGTCCAGCAGCTGCCGCTGCTGCCAAAGCAGCCGCCAAAGCAGCAAAGTACG GAGCAGGTGGCCTGGCTCCTGGCGTGGGTGGCCTGGCTCCTGGTGTAGGTGCCCTGGCTCCTGGAGTGGGTGGCCTGGCCCCTGGCATTGGAGGTGTCccag GGGTCGGAGGTccggctgcagcagcaaaagcagcagcaaaggcagccaaatTCG GTGCTGGGGTTGGAGGGGTGCCAGGTGGGGTGCCCGGTGTCGCTGGAGTGCCGGGAGTGACGCCCGGCATTGGCGTTGTGCCCGGGTTGGTGCCGGGCGTGGGGGTACCTGGTACTGGTATCCTTCCCGGGGCAG GCATCCCCCAAGTAGGGGTGCAGCCTGGTGCTAAACCGCCCAAATTCG GTGTTCCGGGGGCTGGAGTCCCAGGGGTCGGCGGCATCCCAG GTGGCCTCGGAGTCGGTGGCCTCGGAGTCGGTGGCCTTGGAGTTGGTGGGCTTGGTGCTG GGGCTGGAGTTCCCGGCTTTGGCGTGTCACCGATATTTCCAG GTGGAGTCGCCGGCCAGCTGGGATTTGGTG CGAAGCCCCCCAAGACCTTCGGAGGAGCCCTCGGTGCCCTGGGCTTTAGAG GCGGCGTGGGCTGCGCACAAGGGAAGTACTGCGGGAGGAAGCGGAAGTAA